One stretch of Armigeres subalbatus isolate Guangzhou_Male chromosome 2, GZ_Asu_2, whole genome shotgun sequence DNA includes these proteins:
- the LOC134210648 gene encoding ranBP-type and C3HC4-type zinc finger-containing protein 1-like isoform X1, whose product MKRSNLCITKMTSQAKRPNTAASNLDLEIPGCSYAVVPTTLDGQYQQLVEMTKQDIVLNTEPTLCYLCDATTSVGLGVILADCLHTFCKGCLTGSLLQADTVRCPYPGGRYECVGNLEDRELVALLSPNDYRALMERQIAAILEPSGTSAEVKKSASVLASDLDLLVVMTDASVVPNPESFECPICFVPYQPYEGVILRDCFHCFCRDCLVGSIKHADDVVVKCPFKDNDSNCESLIQDREIRSLLSDEEYNAYLGKSLQKAESSAGKSAFHCKTPDCIGWCLVEEDAPWFDCPVCQANNCLRCKALHVGMDCEEYQDRLSGNFENRRSERAMQSLVATGEGMLCPKCKIMLTKIAGCDFIKCSVCKTEVCWATRGFRWGPAGPGDNSGGCRCKVNGIMCHPSCKNCH is encoded by the exons ATGAAAAGAAGTAATCTCTGCATTACAAAAATGACCTCTCAAGCA AAAAGACCCAACACCGCTGCATCGAATCTGGATCTGGAAATTCCCGGCTGTTCGTACGCCGTTGTGCCCACGACACTGGACGGTCAGTACCAGCAGCTGGTGGAAATGACTAAACAGGACATTGTTCTCAACACCGAACCAACTTTATGCTACCTTTGCGATGCAACTACATCCGTCGGATTGGGCGTGATCCTTGCCGACTGTCTGCACACATTCTGCAAGGGATGCCTAACGGGCTCACTCCTACAAGCGGACACCGTCCGTTGTCCGTATCCCGGTGGCCGATACGAGTGCGTGGGCAACTTGGAGGACCGAGAACTAGTTGCACTGCTCAGTCCGAATGATTATCGAGCTTTGATGGAACGGCAGATTGCGGCGATCCTCGAACCTTCGGGAACAtcagcggaggtgaagaaaagtGCATCTGTACTGGCGAGTGATCTCGATCTGTTAGTGGTGATGACCGATGCCAGCGTGGTTCCAAACCCGGAATCGTTCGAGTGCCCGATTTGCTTCGTTCCGTACCAACCATATGAGGGGGTAATCCTGCGCGATTGCTTCCATTGCTTCTGCCGAGATTGTTTGGTCGGTTCCATTAAACATGCGGACGATGTGGTCGTCAAGTGTCCCTTCAAGGACAACGATAGTAACTGCGAGAGCCTTATCCAAGATCGAGAGATTAGGTCGCTGCTCAGTGACGAAGAGTATAACGCCTATTTGGGGAAGTCGCTACAGAAAGCGGAGAGCTCGGCCGGAAAATCCGCTTTTCACTGTAAGACACCGGATTGCATCGGATGGTGTCTGGTGGAAGAAGATGCGCCCTGGTTCGATTGTCCTGTTTGCCAGGCGAACAATTGCTTACGATGCAAG GCTCTGCATGTCGGCATGGACTGTGAGGAGTATCAGGACCGGCTGAGCGGCAACTTTGAGAATCGTCGCTCGGAACGGGCCATGCAGAGTTTGGTGGCAACGGGGGAGGGCATGCTCTGCCCCAAGTGCAAAATTATGCTAACCAAGATCGCAGGCTGTGACTTTATCAAGTGCAGTGTGTGTAAAACCGAAGTATGTTGGGCTACCCGGGGATTTCGATGGGGACCGGCTGGACCTGGCGACAATAGTGGTGGTTGTCGTTGCAAAGTCAACGGCATAATGTGCCACCCAAGTTGCAAAAACTGTCACTAA
- the LOC134210648 gene encoding ranBP-type and C3HC4-type zinc finger-containing protein 1-like isoform X3: MTKQDIVLNTEPTLCYLCDATTSVGLGVILADCLHTFCKGCLTGSLLQADTVRCPYPGGRYECVGNLEDRELVALLSPNDYRALMERQIAAILEPSGTSAEVKKSASVLASDLDLLVVMTDASVVPNPESFECPICFVPYQPYEGVILRDCFHCFCRDCLVGSIKHADDVVVKCPFKDNDSNCESLIQDREIRSLLSDEEYNAYLGKSLQKAESSAGKSAFHCKTPDCIGWCLVEEDAPWFDCPVCQANNCLRCKALHVGMDCEEYQDRLSGNFENRRSERAMQSLVATGEGMLCPKCKIMLTKIAGCDFIKCSVCKTEVCWATRGFRWGPAGPGDNSGGCRCKVNGIMCHPSCKNCH, from the exons ATGACTAAACAGGACATTGTTCTCAACACCGAACCAACTTTATGCTACCTTTGCGATGCAACTACATCCGTCGGATTGGGCGTGATCCTTGCCGACTGTCTGCACACATTCTGCAAGGGATGCCTAACGGGCTCACTCCTACAAGCGGACACCGTCCGTTGTCCGTATCCCGGTGGCCGATACGAGTGCGTGGGCAACTTGGAGGACCGAGAACTAGTTGCACTGCTCAGTCCGAATGATTATCGAGCTTTGATGGAACGGCAGATTGCGGCGATCCTCGAACCTTCGGGAACAtcagcggaggtgaagaaaagtGCATCTGTACTGGCGAGTGATCTCGATCTGTTAGTGGTGATGACCGATGCCAGCGTGGTTCCAAACCCGGAATCGTTCGAGTGCCCGATTTGCTTCGTTCCGTACCAACCATATGAGGGGGTAATCCTGCGCGATTGCTTCCATTGCTTCTGCCGAGATTGTTTGGTCGGTTCCATTAAACATGCGGACGATGTGGTCGTCAAGTGTCCCTTCAAGGACAACGATAGTAACTGCGAGAGCCTTATCCAAGATCGAGAGATTAGGTCGCTGCTCAGTGACGAAGAGTATAACGCCTATTTGGGGAAGTCGCTACAGAAAGCGGAGAGCTCGGCCGGAAAATCCGCTTTTCACTGTAAGACACCGGATTGCATCGGATGGTGTCTGGTGGAAGAAGATGCGCCCTGGTTCGATTGTCCTGTTTGCCAGGCGAACAATTGCTTACGATGCAAG GCTCTGCATGTCGGCATGGACTGTGAGGAGTATCAGGACCGGCTGAGCGGCAACTTTGAGAATCGTCGCTCGGAACGGGCCATGCAGAGTTTGGTGGCAACGGGGGAGGGCATGCTCTGCCCCAAGTGCAAAATTATGCTAACCAAGATCGCAGGCTGTGACTTTATCAAGTGCAGTGTGTGTAAAACCGAAGTATGTTGGGCTACCCGGGGATTTCGATGGGGACCGGCTGGACCTGGCGACAATAGTGGTGGTTGTCGTTGCAAAGTCAACGGCATAATGTGCCACCCAAGTTGCAAAAACTGTCACTAA
- the LOC134210648 gene encoding ranBP-type and C3HC4-type zinc finger-containing protein 1-like isoform X2 yields MKLKRPNTAASNLDLEIPGCSYAVVPTTLDGQYQQLVEMTKQDIVLNTEPTLCYLCDATTSVGLGVILADCLHTFCKGCLTGSLLQADTVRCPYPGGRYECVGNLEDRELVALLSPNDYRALMERQIAAILEPSGTSAEVKKSASVLASDLDLLVVMTDASVVPNPESFECPICFVPYQPYEGVILRDCFHCFCRDCLVGSIKHADDVVVKCPFKDNDSNCESLIQDREIRSLLSDEEYNAYLGKSLQKAESSAGKSAFHCKTPDCIGWCLVEEDAPWFDCPVCQANNCLRCKALHVGMDCEEYQDRLSGNFENRRSERAMQSLVATGEGMLCPKCKIMLTKIAGCDFIKCSVCKTEVCWATRGFRWGPAGPGDNSGGCRCKVNGIMCHPSCKNCH; encoded by the exons AAAAGACCCAACACCGCTGCATCGAATCTGGATCTGGAAATTCCCGGCTGTTCGTACGCCGTTGTGCCCACGACACTGGACGGTCAGTACCAGCAGCTGGTGGAAATGACTAAACAGGACATTGTTCTCAACACCGAACCAACTTTATGCTACCTTTGCGATGCAACTACATCCGTCGGATTGGGCGTGATCCTTGCCGACTGTCTGCACACATTCTGCAAGGGATGCCTAACGGGCTCACTCCTACAAGCGGACACCGTCCGTTGTCCGTATCCCGGTGGCCGATACGAGTGCGTGGGCAACTTGGAGGACCGAGAACTAGTTGCACTGCTCAGTCCGAATGATTATCGAGCTTTGATGGAACGGCAGATTGCGGCGATCCTCGAACCTTCGGGAACAtcagcggaggtgaagaaaagtGCATCTGTACTGGCGAGTGATCTCGATCTGTTAGTGGTGATGACCGATGCCAGCGTGGTTCCAAACCCGGAATCGTTCGAGTGCCCGATTTGCTTCGTTCCGTACCAACCATATGAGGGGGTAATCCTGCGCGATTGCTTCCATTGCTTCTGCCGAGATTGTTTGGTCGGTTCCATTAAACATGCGGACGATGTGGTCGTCAAGTGTCCCTTCAAGGACAACGATAGTAACTGCGAGAGCCTTATCCAAGATCGAGAGATTAGGTCGCTGCTCAGTGACGAAGAGTATAACGCCTATTTGGGGAAGTCGCTACAGAAAGCGGAGAGCTCGGCCGGAAAATCCGCTTTTCACTGTAAGACACCGGATTGCATCGGATGGTGTCTGGTGGAAGAAGATGCGCCCTGGTTCGATTGTCCTGTTTGCCAGGCGAACAATTGCTTACGATGCAAG GCTCTGCATGTCGGCATGGACTGTGAGGAGTATCAGGACCGGCTGAGCGGCAACTTTGAGAATCGTCGCTCGGAACGGGCCATGCAGAGTTTGGTGGCAACGGGGGAGGGCATGCTCTGCCCCAAGTGCAAAATTATGCTAACCAAGATCGCAGGCTGTGACTTTATCAAGTGCAGTGTGTGTAAAACCGAAGTATGTTGGGCTACCCGGGGATTTCGATGGGGACCGGCTGGACCTGGCGACAATAGTGGTGGTTGTCGTTGCAAAGTCAACGGCATAATGTGCCACCCAAGTTGCAAAAACTGTCACTAA